CATGATCCAAAAGCCAGTACGACAAAGCCGTTTGTACGCGTTCTTCGATATCCCATTCGTCGTTCAGTTGGGCGAATGTGTCTGCGCTGGCATCACCTTCCAGAATGGCGTGCAGGGCCTGTAGTTTGGTGTTCACTGCCAGAACCTGGGCAACTGTTTGCTAGTCGTATTGACCCAAATGTTGTGGGACATAATACAGGTTCTCAGAGAGGCTAATTTCTCCTTCAGAGGGTGTCCGCTTACCCGCAATGAGTTGTAATAAGGTTGATTTACCCGACCCGTTGTGGCCAACCAAAGCTGCCTTATCGCCGGTAGCTACCGACAGGTGAATGTGCTGAAACAGAATTTCTTGATCGGGATAGATATAGGAAAGTGCATTCACGACAATACTCATGAGAGGGGTATGTAGAAGATGAGGAAGAATGTAAACAGCCATACGAGCCCCGATTAAATGGGCCGTATAGACGAATCGTGGCCTTTGCGGGTATAAACCGGCAAATAGGTTAGCCAGGATGGCTCAGACGATAGTCGATTACATGATTGCTAAGTATAGGCCAACGCACAGGTGAACTGCATCGTTGACGATCTGACAAGAAGCTGTCAAACGTTCCGTCGGGCTGGAACTCAGGATGTGAGGAGTATCCTGTTACTTAGATCTTACATGTTGGGATGAGCTAGTTGTGTTAGCGTTGCAAAGATAAGTATTTCGGTAGAGTTTTCGGCATGGATCAGCCTAGTACAAACGCACAATTCCAGAAAGAATGATGAGGGTTTCATTCTTTCTGGAATTGTGACTGAAACGTTATTGACAATGCGCCTTAGTCGATTGGCAGATTTGTACTGACCGCAATGCGGTTCCAGGCGTTGATGGCCACAACCGATATGATGATTTCGGCAATGGTTTCGGGGCTGAAGAACTGGGCAGCCTGTTGGTAGGTAGCGTCCGAAACCCCATGCTGATGAATCAGGGTTACTTCTTCGGTCAGCGCCAGAATTGCTTTTTCTTCGGGGGTAAACAGATTCGCTTCTTTCCAGGCATTGAGCAGAAAAATGCGTTGTGGCGTTTCGCCGAGTTTTAGCGCATCCCGGGTGTGCATGTTCAGACAGAAAGCACACTGATTGATTTGCGACGCTCTGATTTTGATTATTGATCCGTGAATAGGTTTGTAATGTTCGTATCTTGCCTTCATTATGGCAAGCTATCAACAGACCCAATATGAAGTCCTGCGCCGACGATGTGCCACTCTCCATCAAGAAGGCTGGAAACAGGCCGATATCGCTCAGGCCTTAGGGCTAACTCAAGGCTGGGTCAGTCGCACTATAACTAAATATCGTCAGCAAGGTCAAGATGCACTGACTTGGCGCAAACCTGCCGGGGCTACAGCTAAGCTGACTAATACGCAACTGGCTCAACTAGTTGAGGAATTGAATAAAGGAGCTGAGCATCATGGCTTTCCGGGCCAGATATGGACCCGTCCTCGCGTCAATGAGGTGATCAAAAAGTTATTTGCTGTCAGTTATGACCCCTCACAAGTAGGCCGGATTTTAAAAAAGGTGGGCTGGAGCAGACAGAAGCCGCAGCGCAAAGCCTATCAACAAGATCCTCAAGCGGTTGCCCAATGGAAAGAAGAACGCTTACCCGAACTCAAAAAAAGCCCAAATTGAAGGGCGCGTCATTTTATATGTGGATGAATCGGCTTGTTATTTGTTACCCATGCTGGCTAACACATGGGCCCCTCGGGGGCAAACACCGATATTAGTTGAGCAAGCGGGACGGGCTCATCTAAGTTTGATCGCTGCTATTGCGCCTAACGGTCGTATCTATGTAGCGGGGCAAGACCAGCCGTTTACGGGTGAAGATATTGTCTGGTTCCTCACTATGCTGTGCGGGCGTTATCGCAAACGAAATATGCTGGTGATCTGGGATGGGGCTGCCATCCACCGCAGCGAGGCCGTCAAAGCTTTTTTGAAAGCACGTCCAAACCGAGTTCATTTAGAGCGTTTACCGGCTTACAGCCCAGAGCTGAATCCAGTAGAACTGATCTGGAGCTACCTGAAAGGTCAGTTAAAGAATCAGGTGTTCACTAATTTAGATGAGCTAACAATTGCGATTCGTGAACAAATTAAACATCTACAAGCCAATCATGAGTTAGTTAAGGCTTTTTTCAACAAAGAGGAAATAGCCTTCATTACAAACTAATTCACGCATCAATAACTCTTTCTGAATCGGTGTTATGCTTAGCTGGCTGACACTGGCCGATAATCCATACATAGCCTTCCAGACCGCAGGCAGCGTTTGCTGGATACTTACTCGTTGTTCCATTGCTGTGTTGTTTTGGTTGGAACAAAGGTAAATCCGCCCGTAGGCCAGACTTCTTAAACTGGTTTAAGAATGCTTCCGGCTTCTGATTTCGCTCAGATATTCGGGTGTAAAACCCAGATATGAAGCGAGCAGGTATTGCGGAATTCGTTGCACAAACTCCGGGAAAAGCCGGGCGAACTCGTGGTAAAGTTCCTCCCGTGAATGGTCGTAATGATACTTCATCCGATACTGGGCGGCTGCATGCGCCCGTTGATGAACGAGCCGAAAATACCGTTCCAGAGAAGGGTGCTGACTCAGCATCTCCTCATGTTGTGCAAAGTCGATAGCCAGTACTTCCGACTTTTCGACGGCCTGAATCGAAAATACCGCAGGCTTTTGGGTAGAGAACGATGTATAATCGGAAAGCCACCAGTTTTCAAGGGCAAACTGTACGGTTTGTTCAACGCCTTTTTCGTTGACGAAGAACATGCGCAGGCAGCCAGTTACCACAAAGAAATTCGATTTACAAACCTGTCCTTCAACCAGCAGATTTTCCTTTTTATTCAGAGTTATCGACCGAAAAAATGGTAAGGCATCGGCAAGTTCCTGATCGTCGATGGTAATGAATTTTCGAATGTGCTTTTGTAACGAATCGGACATGGCTCGACGTTAACTGGCTGAATAAGCGGTTTTCAGCAATCGGTTCGGTTTCAGGTAAACATATTCGCGTTTTGCATCGATGATGAGGTTGAACCGCTTCAGAATATCACCGCCAAGGATGCTCATTTTTTGTCGGCCGAGGGCGCCTTTGAAGAAACCAACGGGCACATTGGCTAAGGGCTGACTCCCAATGGTCAATCCCGGCAGAATCGCTTTTTGGGTTTTTATGACGTTGCCAAACGAGTCTTTTAACTCCTTTTCGCTAATCACGTTTAGAACGTCATCGAGTTTGTGTTCAGCGACGAACTGATCGTCCAGCAAGATAGCCCCCGAATAACCCGAATGAATCAAAAACTGGTTCTTCAACGTCTGATTGCCAACCATACAATGGGCTTCCAAAAAGAGCATATCGTTGGCGACGATCAGTTTTAGCTTCTCATACTGAGTGATTTTGCTGGGAAGCGTTTCATGGATTGTCATTCGGCTGGTGTCGAAGTCCAGCTCAATCACCTTGCCTTCGAACAGGTCGATACCAAATTTGCCATCGGTCTCAGGCCCCGAGTTTTTGTTTTCCCAAATGGGCGTATTGGGCCACGTTCGCCCACCAATCTGGAGTCGATTGTTCGTGCTGAACCGCGATGTGTTGTTGGAACCGCCCCAGCTTTTTACACTATCGGCTCCGGCGAAGGTCAGGCTTTTTACGGTTTTAAGCGCTTCTTCGGTCAGGGTGACAGCGTTGGCAGCCGTATGAAACATCAGCTTTACGGTATCCTGCTCGTTGAGTACTGCTCTGACCGATAGGTTATTATGGCTGGTCAATTGAAATGGAACGCTGTACGGATAAGTCGTATTGGTCCGTTGCCCGAAAAGCGCCTGGCTGGGTAAAGTAAATAACAGCACCAGCAGAAGAAGGTAGTTGCGCATAATATAAGAGGGCTGGTGAGTAATGACAGAGGAATAGTTTTAGCGAGTAAAAGCACCCAATATATTATAATTCAGGACTTTTTTCTGTCATTCCGAGGAACGAGGAATCTTCGGATGATGAAAAAAAACTGTATTCACCCGAAGATTCCTCGTTCCTCGGAATGACAGAAAACGCTTATTATAATGTACTCTGTCATAAGAATTATTCGTTATGAAAAAGCTTTTGCTAAACGCATTTAACAAAATCGACCGATACAGATGCAATAACGGTAATTTGTTCGATAGTGTAGTTTGTCTCAATCAATAAATAAATAGCTCACAAACTTGCTGATATTATCCATAGTAATGTCTTTGAGGTTGCCCTCTGAATTATGCATTTGAGATAAAATACACGAGATGGTGGTAGAGTGCCATTCTACTCCATCCATTCCCATGCGCTTTGGTAGGTGTTGAGGGCTTCGGCATAGGTAATAAAGTCGGCATAAAAGGGGAGGCTAGCCAGGGTGGCACTGTCGCCAACGATCACCAGCTTTTTACGGGCGCGGGTCATGGCAACGTTCATCCGGCGAATGTCGGACAGGAAGCCAATGTCGCCCTCGGTGTTGCTGCGGACCAGCGAGATGTAGACAATATCGCGCTCCTGCCCCTGAAAACTGTCGATGGTGTTCACCGAAATTTTATTGCCATAGGCCAATAGGTCGGGGTATTGCAGTAACTGCTCTTTCAGGATGTTGATCTGTTGCTTGTAGGGCGAGATGATCGCAATGGTCGGAAAGTTCTGTACACTATAATGGCCGCTTAAATCAGCGACTTGCTGGCTCAGATGCCGCATCAGCAGGGCGGCTTCTTCGGGATTAGTCGAACTGGTGCCGTCCAGTTTTTCGTCGAAGCCGCAACCGGCCGTGTCGACAAATACCAGCGACGTATCGCCCTCAAACAGCGAATGACGAGCCACCGACGCATGGGCTTTCAGCTTGTTTTCATAAAACACCTGCGACGAGTAACCCATAATGTGTTCATGCATACGGTACTGCTCATCCAGCAATGAGACGGCTTCGGGGTGCAGCTCCACGCATTTTTCGAGTAGGGTTTTAGCCAGACCTTTGCGGGCCGCTTCGGGCGATTTGATGGTGGGCGGAAGCTGACAATGATCACCCGCCAGCACTAGTTTCTGCGCTTTCAGAATCGGAATCCAGCAGGCGGGTTCGAGGGCCTGACCCGCTTCGTCGATGACGGCGGTATGGTACGTCAGCTGACGGACCGTGTAGTGGTTGGCACCGACCAGCGTAGCCGTAATCACCTGCGCTTTGGCAAGCAGATCGTCAATGACGTACTGCTCCGTATTGGCTACATCCTTCATGATCCGGTGGGCTTCGTCGAACAGGGCCTTGCGTTGTTCGCGCTCGGCTTTCCCGAAATTTCGCTTGTACTTATGGGCCATGTTTCGGAACTCATTCGCCTGTTTTTTTAACTTTTTAGCCTCTTTCATGGCGCTATGCTCCGATACTTTATGGTCGAGCGTCAGGGCCATCAGACGGTCGGATACGCGGGCCGGGTTACCGATTCGAAGTACGTTTAACCCTTCGTCGTGCAGTTTCTCGCTCAACAGATCGACAGCCGTATTGCTGGGAGCGACCACCAGTATTTTCTGATGCTCCTGTTTGATCAGCGTTTTAATGGCCTGAATGAGCGTGGTTGTTTTACCCGTGCCTGGTGGGCCATGAACAATAGCCAGTTCGTTAGCGGCTACTATTTTTTCGACGGCTGCCACCTGACTTGGATTCAGGCGGGGAAGCGTCAGTGTTGGGGTTTCCGAATGAAAGGTAGGGGCTTTTTCGCCCGTCAGAATCTGAATAAGCCGACTATCCGCTTTGCTGCTCAGGGTATTCGCCGTCTTGAGCGCCTGTTCCATTTCGTTGTAGCTGTTCTCATCAAACAGTACTTCGATACCTAGTTTGCCATCCCGCGACCAGTCGGGAAGTTCGTCGGTACGCAGCGTTATTTTGGCGCGGTTTCCGCTCTGGTGCGTAATCGTCCCTTCAACGCGGTCTGTTTTGGGGTCGTGATTGCTAAACAGAACGGCGGGCACCCCAAACCGTAGCTGATGCGGAATATCCTGATGCGTCGTGCGTTCAACCTCAACCGTCAGGTAATCACCCCGGCTCATTTCGGAGCCCCGGATTGCAATGGGAAACCAGGCCAGGCCGTTGGCCCGTCGTTCGGCAATGGATGTGGTTTCGGTGAGCTTTTGGTATTGAGCACGGTCCTCGGCTCGTTCAATTTTCAGAAGGTCGAGCAGATCATCAAAATAAGTCATTCACAAAAGTAACTACTTCCCCAATCATTGTCTGAGGCTATTGAAGTAACACCGTTGGGGAAAAAAAACTCTCGTAACTGTGCAAGTATATACCATGAAGCTTAGCAAAGAGTAGCGTCAGATGAATAGAACACCGATTATTATGATGATTATGATTTGCACAGATCATAATCATCATAATAATCGGTGTTCTATTTGCTTTATGTAAATTCCGTAGTTTCGGTAAATTGCCGAATAAAATTCCCTTGTTCGGTGCGTATGCCTTTGAGTTGTGTATTCGCCGGAAAAGGAAAAATCTACAACCTGAACTATGCTAAAAAACGTGTACGTACGCGGGCAACTGAGCCTGCTCATGATTGGTTTGTATCTGCTGACTGGTTTAGCGGGCATCGCCCAGCAAAAGCTCATTCCCAAGCCCGAAGAAACGCTCGGCTTTCCTGTTGGGGCCGATTATAAGCTCGCTACGTATGAACAGGCACTGAGTTATTTCAAAAAGCTCGACGAGGCCAGTGATATGCTCAAACTAGTCTACGTGGGTGAAACTTCTGAGGGGCGGCCCTGGTATTTCGCTCTGATTTCGTCGCCCCAGAACCTGGCCAATATCGATAA
This window of the Spirosoma aerolatum genome carries:
- a CDS encoding Crp/Fnr family transcriptional regulator, producing the protein MSDSLQKHIRKFITIDDQELADALPFFRSITLNKKENLLVEGQVCKSNFFVVTGCLRMFFVNEKGVEQTVQFALENWWLSDYTSFSTQKPAVFSIQAVEKSEVLAIDFAQHEEMLSQHPSLERYFRLVHQRAHAAAQYRMKYHYDHSREELYHEFARLFPEFVQRIPQYLLASYLGFTPEYLSEIRSRKHS
- a CDS encoding aspartyl protease family protein translates to MRNYLLLLVLLFTLPSQALFGQRTNTTYPYSVPFQLTSHNNLSVRAVLNEQDTVKLMFHTAANAVTLTEEALKTVKSLTFAGADSVKSWGGSNNTSRFSTNNRLQIGGRTWPNTPIWENKNSGPETDGKFGIDLFEGKVIELDFDTSRMTIHETLPSKITQYEKLKLIVANDMLFLEAHCMVGNQTLKNQFLIHSGYSGAILLDDQFVAEHKLDDVLNVISEKELKDSFGNVIKTQKAILPGLTIGSQPLANVPVGFFKGALGRQKMSILGGDILKRFNLIIDAKREYVYLKPNRLLKTAYSAS
- a CDS encoding AAA domain-containing protein, which codes for MTYFDDLLDLLKIERAEDRAQYQKLTETTSIAERRANGLAWFPIAIRGSEMSRGDYLTVEVERTTHQDIPHQLRFGVPAVLFSNHDPKTDRVEGTITHQSGNRAKITLRTDELPDWSRDGKLGIEVLFDENSYNEMEQALKTANTLSSKADSRLIQILTGEKAPTFHSETPTLTLPRLNPSQVAAVEKIVAANELAIVHGPPGTGKTTTLIQAIKTLIKQEHQKILVVAPSNTAVDLLSEKLHDEGLNVLRIGNPARVSDRLMALTLDHKVSEHSAMKEAKKLKKQANEFRNMAHKYKRNFGKAEREQRKALFDEAHRIMKDVANTEQYVIDDLLAKAQVITATLVGANHYTVRQLTYHTAVIDEAGQALEPACWIPILKAQKLVLAGDHCQLPPTIKSPEAARKGLAKTLLEKCVELHPEAVSLLDEQYRMHEHIMGYSSQVFYENKLKAHASVARHSLFEGDTSLVFVDTAGCGFDEKLDGTSSTNPEEAALLMRHLSQQVADLSGHYSVQNFPTIAIISPYKQQINILKEQLLQYPDLLAYGNKISVNTIDSFQGQERDIVYISLVRSNTEGDIGFLSDIRRMNVAMTRARKKLVIVGDSATLASLPFYADFITYAEALNTYQSAWEWME
- a CDS encoding carboxymuconolactone decarboxylase family protein, with the translated sequence MHTRDALKLGETPQRIFLLNAWKEANLFTPEEKAILALTEEVTLIHQHGVSDATYQQAAQFFSPETIAEIIISVVAINAWNRIAVSTNLPID
- a CDS encoding winged helix-turn-helix domain-containing protein gives rise to the protein MASYQQTQYEVLRRRCATLHQEGWKQADIAQALGLTQGWVSRTITKYRQQGQDALTWRKPAGATAKLTNTQLAQLVEELNKGAEHHGFPGQIWTRPRVNEVIKKLFAVSYDPSQVGRILKKVGWSRQKPQRKAYQQDPQAVAQWKEERLPELKKSPN
- a CDS encoding IS630 family transposase; the encoded protein is MDESACYLLPMLANTWAPRGQTPILVEQAGRAHLSLIAAIAPNGRIYVAGQDQPFTGEDIVWFLTMLCGRYRKRNMLVIWDGAAIHRSEAVKAFLKARPNRVHLERLPAYSPELNPVELIWSYLKGQLKNQVFTNLDELTIAIREQIKHLQANHELVKAFFNKEEIAFITN